One genomic segment of Lampris incognitus isolate fLamInc1 chromosome 2, fLamInc1.hap2, whole genome shotgun sequence includes these proteins:
- the snphb gene encoding syntaphilin gives MSAPAPSNRRSASGSRRRTPAPPSTREPFGNASLSSSSNSGSCKGSDCSPTKGRHQKYTSCTDNHGIRPPPPEQYLTPLQQKEVCIRHLRARLKETIDRLQDRDTEIDELRGQLSRMQEDWIEEECHRVEAQLALKQARREIQQLKHAVDTVRASLSEAGGISGDVGVQKYFQDINTQNHKLENLLLSMELAQTAAAAKDGEAIPGCRGRVGGSAPASVSGESPGGVAKPPVGGRGSCSCDGSPARSLTQSSTYTRLSDQTLADRNGNGPDIPCLSGEGTQDSGFVCCGENSVPSRADLLLEAAFLSEETASLLNSYAQTLPRSLPNSLPHTFSHTLPHTMPNSSTFEKLCAGDRLSSLRCALAGVGSVSHPCLSHHHLYLHQLRETGIQTESCPVPTAIGCPSDLDTIAEQRTFRSHACSPTSTWMSDEGDEELDSITTTTSVTTATIMTTATEPIQGLLNISERSEEVKAEWREGRGEQVGTVECSTVGNEAVVEEAAARKQWDLAGLAAGRQRTLRLEGCTGNDRQEEIKPEELGMGERHQELQAEPVDVSKQIETEEVSPRISPGLSPGVVRPHTSQPRRSTSHEAIAGVTLVEMCDDEEDGENGTSELRDEESAMAAEEDPSSTSSCTSVQKSYWSRHFLVDLLAVVVPVVPTVAWFCRGPVRDGQPMYHIGSLLRGCCTVALHSLRRGGGLRHYPAGGGDVGGTQM, from the exons ATGTCTGCTCCTGCCCCAAGCAATAGAAGGTCTGCGTCGGGCTCACGCAG GCGGACGCCAGCGCCCCCCAGCACCAGAGAGCCCTTTGGCAACGCCtctctcagcagcagcagcaactccGGCTCCTGTAAGGGAAGTGACTGCAGCCCCACCAAGGG ACGCCACCAGAAGTACACGTCATGTACAGACAACCATGGCATCCGGCCCCCGCCTCCAGAGCAGTACCTCACACCGCTGCAGCAAAAGGAGGTGTGTATACGCCACCTGCGGGCCAGGCTAAAGGAGACCATTGACAGACTGCAGGACAG GGACACAGAGATAGATGAGCTCCGAGGCCAACTGTCCAGGATGCAGGAGGACTGGATCGAGGAGGAGTGTCACCGCGTGGAGGCCCAGCTGGCCCTGAAGCAGGCCCGCCGGGAGATCCAGCAGCTCAAACATGCTGTCGATACAGTCCGCGCCAGCCTCAGCGAGGCGGGGGGGATCAGCGGAGATGTAGGGGTCCAGAAGTACTTTCAGGACATCAACACCCAGAACCACAAGCTGGAGAACCTGCTGCTGAGCATGGAACTAGCCCAGACAGCAGCAGCGGCCAAGGATGGGGAGGCCATACCAGGCTGCAGGGGCCGTGTCGGGGGGTCGGCACCTGCGTCTGTATCAGGAGAAAGCCCTGGAGGAGTAGCCAAACCTCCTGTAGGGGGAAGGGGGTCCTGCTCTTGTGATGGCTCCCCGGCTCGCTCCCTGACCCAGAGCTCAACCTACACAAGGTTGAGCGATCAGACTCTGGCCGATCGCAATGGCAATGGACCAGATATCCCTTGTCTGTCAGGTGAGGGCACCCAGGACAGTGGCTTTGTGTGCTGTGGGGAGAACAGTGTCCCCAGCCGGGCAGACCTGCTGCTGGAGGCTGCCTTCCTGTCCGAGGAGACGGCTTCCCTGCTCAATTCCTATGCGCAGACCCTTCCACGCTCCCTACCCAACTCTCTGCCCCACACCTTCTCCCACACACTGCCCCACACCATGCCCAACTCCTCCACCTTCGAGAAGCTGTGTGCAGGCGACCGGCTGTCCTCTTTACGTTGTGCCCTTGCTGGAGTGGGCAGTGTAAGCCACCCGTGTCTGTCTCACCACCACCTTTACCTTCACCAGCTGCGGGAGACGGGTATCCAGACTGAAAGCTGCCCTGTTCCTACAGCAATTGGTTGCCCCTCTGACCTAGACACCATTGCTGAACAGCGCACCTTCCGCTCTCATGCCTGCAGCCCGACCTCCACCTGGATGTCCGACGAGGGTGACGAAGAGCTGGACTCTATCACCACGACTACCTCGGTAACCACGGCGACAATCATGACAACGGCCACAGAGCCCATTCAA GGGTTGCTTAACATCTCTGAGAGGAGTGAGGAGGTGAAGGCAgaatggagggaggggaggggggagcagGTGGGCACAGTGGAATGTAGCACAGTGGGGAATGAGGCGGTGGTGGAGGAAGCAGCAGCAAGGAAGCAGTGGGATTTAGCAGGGTTAGCCGCAGGGAGACAGAGAACATTGAGGCTGGAAGGATGCACTGGTAATGACAGGCAAGAAGAGATCAAGCCAGAGGAACTTGGTATGGGAGAGAGACACCAGGAGCTGCAGGCAGAGCCGGTAGATGTATCtaaacagatagagacagaagaggtaagtcCAAGGATCAGCCCAGGGTTATCACCAGGTGTAGTGAGGCCTCATACCTCCCAGCCAAGACGATCAACCTCCCACGAGGCGATAGCTGGGGTCACCCTGGTGGAGATGTGTGATGACGAGGAGGACGGTGAAAATGGAACTAGCGAACTGAGGGATGAGGAAAGTGCTATGGCAGCAGAGGAGGACCCGTCGTCCACATCAAGCTGCACTTCTGTCCAGAAAAGCTACTGGAGCCGTCACTTTCTTGTCGACCTGCTGGCTGTGGTGGTCCCTGTGGTGCCCACAGTGGCATGGTTCTGCCGTGGCCCGGTACGTGATGGACAGCCCATGTATCATATAGGATCGCTGCTACGCGGCTGCTGCACGGTGGCGCTCCACTCATTGCGGCGGGGAGGTGGGCTGAGGCACTACCCCGCAGGCGGGGGAGATGTCGGGGGGACGCAGATGTGA